Within Rhododendron vialii isolate Sample 1 chromosome 12a, ASM3025357v1, the genomic segment atcatctaataaagacacaaagaggagtggcattaacaaaaaggtaagtgacaaaatcactctTCAATTCAAATGTCTGAGCTTCCTTATTATAGAGATTTTATTTACtaatataaataaaaacgagtttcagataaaaaaaatcaatagtacacatttttttaatcatactCCTggccttccaaaaaaaatttctcacccCCATCATACTACCAgcctttcaacaaaaaaaaggaaggggggggggggggggggaaacgAACTCCCAAAATAAAGTAGTGGACTACAAATTAGGAATAGTGTTTTTTGTCGAGCACAAAAGTTGGAATATAAAAATCAAAAACCCTTTTTTATTCTTACGTTTGAACTTTTATTCTCATTATTTGGGAAAATTTATTATATGTCTCAGGTTATCGCCACGTGATACCTTAAACTTCTTTCTTCACCGTATATTTGTGTAAATTCACTACAAAATGGTGAAACTTACACAAATGTATGATAAATAAGAGTTTAATGCTTTATTCTCTTTgcaacttaaaaagaattttttaaaattttttttctaaattttttctacttttaatatttctttctacttattactcctactatttttttttaaaaattttaaattacaatccaaacaaagcacaaGGCACCGCCGGGCATGATAGGGACATTGAATAATTACATTGTTTGGGCTGGAAGACCTTTTCCCTCTTTGGCATGCATTCCATTCCACTTTGTACAAAATAGCAGCCTTGCGTGTATAACAACACCCAATGAATAGACGACACCTGTCCTATATAACGTGCGGCCACCAATACCGAGCAAGTCCGTGACGTATGGGTCCTCCATCTCTGCATACTATCGCGCCTATATAtagacgggcacgacacgaatgaagagagagagagagagagagagaggtagagtAGTTGAAAAGAGCCAGCGAGCCAGCCTCAAATCCTCCGACCACCTGATTCCTCCATAAAAATGGTAATTTTCGTTCCCTCTTACGTTGTCTCTTGTTTTTATTGCGAAAATGTCCAATTGCTTGTTATTGTGTTATCCAAGATTGTTTCCTCCGATTGTCGGCGTACGCCAATTATCGACATGTTTTCGAAAATTTGCCCCTATTTTACACAAGATTAAAGATTAAAacttttgtgtgattttttggGGAAATTTTTTGGGTCTGAATTAACGAATTAATGCGTATTTTGTtgggaaggtttttttttttatcattattttGTTGGGAAGTTGATCAATCATGAATGCGCGGGAATTCTTTCCTCcgttccaccaccaccaattgTGGATCCACCGTGCGTTCATTGCAGTAATCTAAATCTTTCAAAGTTCAGCTTGTAGGAACCCAAAATAATATATTCAGGGACATCGATGGgtatataaaaatttaaattttggtttgtaaaatggACGATCCAATTCTTTAAAGTTAAACTGTCCATACCGTCTATTGAATTCCAATTTCTGGTATATGTTCGatagagctaattttttgcatagtacTACTACTTTGTGAGTTATACAAGATGAACAATTCAGATTACTGCTATGAGCGCCCGTGAAGCCCGCAATGGGTGGCAGAAACAGGGGGTTTTCCACATAAGAGCATCTGCATTTGAGTCTTTAAGACCACTTTAGTGTAAGACTTTAATCAGTTAacaataattttcttttcttttttttggatccaTTTTACATTTTTAGTGTTACTTTTTCTGAGTGTCAGATTTTAGAGGTTAGTTATATGCGGCTCTCAATAAAATCATTTCCATTCTGCAGCATTACATGGAAATCTGCATATTGTTTGATTTTGTCTTGTGCCTATCTAGTAAATATGAACTTTACTTGGCTTGATTGGATTGAATCTAAACACTCCCTTTGCTTGACTTTATTTCTAAAAACTGCACAGACTACATCAAGGCGTCTTGCTGAGAGGAAGGTGGTGAGGTTTGACAAGAATATCACCAAAAGAGGAACGGTTCCTGAAACGACTGCAAAGAAGGGAAACAACTATCCTGTGGGCCCTATTCTACTCGGTTTCTTTGTATTTGTCGTCATTGGATCATGTAAGATTCTTCCTTAGTTCTTCCCTTTGTCTTCTGATTCCTACTTATTTTAGGTGTACATAACTCACGTCATTTAGATATTCCTAGTTTGCATTCCTCACAAATCACGATTCATTCAGCACGGAAATTGTTACGATTACATGGACTCTTGTTACTGTTTCTAAGTCCCATGTTGGACAATAGACAACTGGGGCAAGGGCATAGTTAGTAAGACTTTCACCCAACATCTAGTCTAATATAAGGGTTACCCACTTTGGCATGAACACTTTGGTGAAGCTGTGTCACAGAAGTCAATGGTGGCTCTCTACATGTACTCAAGGGTATTCAAATGAACACCCTAAACTATTTTCCATACACTTGATATTTCATTTATTTCAACGGTTTGTTCATCATTGAACACCTTATTCAATGAACTATGAACACCAAATTCATTTCAATTTGAACACCTAATATCtaggttctgaataccgtttcggacatgGTACCAGATTTGTCACTAGAATGGTACGTACTGGTACCGGTATGTTACCTGGGTACCGTTGTGGATTCAttgttaaaaatataaaatatatacatTGAGTTATATATAACCTTGTTTTCTGTTACATAAAGTCCTATTACTaatagaattttaaaaaattcagttaaacatttattttaataatcgaAATAGCTTTCTCTCTTACCATATTATTCAATAACTATGCTATTTATTCCCAAATGGTGGGCTCTCTAGAGTCTTGATGTTTATCTTCCCAAAActagcttctctctctctagggtctTTTGAGTAAGTCTTGAGTAGGAgcagatgaacggttcaaagcCCATCAAACAcacttccttctctctctctagagtcTTGATGTTTATCTTCCCAAAACTAGCTTTGTATTGTCATATTcccaaaaaggagaaaaatgttCAGAACAACAGATCAATCACGCTGGAGAAGAACAGTTGCTTCACCCACGGCGGTGTGGAGACTTCACCCTCAGTGAAGATAGATCGATCAGCTGCAAGATTATGCCGGAGAAGACCAAGAGGAGTCAAATGTTATAAACATCACTTTATTACCCTAAAGGGAAGGAGTGAATCAtgatacacacacatacatatatatacattatGTTCATGCATAAAGACTTGGACGAATCCACACTGACGCCTTCACCCACCACACCCATATCCGAATCAATAGGTGAATAACATCAATGTTCCACAATCTTCGTTTCTCAATATTCCTTATTTAGAACTAGTTCTTTGTTAAAAGGATTTCCATGCTCTTGCATCACTTGATGGCTTCATATGAAATACGTTCATACCAACTTGCATGCTTCAAATCATGCTTCTTCTACTTGTGGCTAATTCAAGTTTACTCAATTTGCACTTCAGAAATATGTCCCAAAGCCCACTAGCACTCAGGGTTGCCCTCTAATTCTGTCGCTCAAGTTTGACCTGACGGACTTAACAGCTAATCTTGTTTAGAATTGCAATAATTTTTCTCAGTCCTTGTAAGTTCTGCGTGTAGCCAGCAAGTAACTTATGgcattttttcccttcattcaGCTCTGTTCCAGATAATCAGGACAGCTACAAGTGGTGGCATGGCTTAAGCAAATCGGACAATACTGTAGCAAATGGCTACTACTTGTGATGTCTACCCTTTTGTTATAGATTTGGAGAAGATGAGCTTTTTGTTTATGAGACTAGCATTTTTTGATCATCCTTAGGAAGTCTGAAAATTAATAAAGATTCACCTTCTTATCTCTTTCATCTTCACGTGCATCCTCTTTGCTTAATCCTGGAGGATTAGTCTTTCCCGTGGTTGTATCTGGAATTCAACGACCATGGATGTTGCGGAAagcatttgtgtgtgtgtgcacgcAATTTGAGTATTACTATACCATTTCAACCTAATCTTTGtatgtttgaaaagaaaagagtacCAGAGCTTGAATCGGGTTTAAACCCTTCACTGCCAACACTTAGCTGGAAAGAATACCTTTATGTTCGGCTAAACAAGCATATGCATAGTAGGTGGAACACCCATATCTATCTATCACCTTGAGGTTTGGAACTACTTGAGGCACTGAAAGCAGCAGACTCTCCAAAATGTTGTAGGTGGGGACTTTAGATTGCGATTGACCAATTCCAGAATCTTTTGGCTCGTCATTGACTACAATTTATGTTGAGTTCTGTTACCGCAATGGGGAGATAACACGTGCAAAGATATACACAAATGGGCCTGTTTGTTACTGCATCTGATTTAAAATCTTACGAAATGagagttatacaatatttattGGAGGTGATATTATCGGAGGTGTGGTACTATAAATTCAATCAATAATATTAACCCGCTGAAATTTTATcactttatttattattagtcttataaaaaaacaaaaaaaaaacagctcaaaGATCCCGCAAAAAATATCCCATTTAGGCAACGAAAGCCCGGAACAGAGAACTACCCAGGAACTAGACCTCTCCTACCAGAGATAAGGCTTTACATGAAATCTTTAGGCAACTCTCACAATGCAGTAGGTTAGAACAACAGAGAGAAGGCTTAACAATTCAAACGCTGAGGTCCAAAACAAATCATGAAATCCCAAAAGCTCAGAGCAAAAAGTTAGGACCACAAAGCTCTTCGTAACACACAATTTTGAACAGAACTATCCGTTGACATGTTACAACTGCAGTCATTTAAAATGTGGAAACAAACTTGTCAAATGTCTGACCTTATACTAGCAATCCTATGATGGGGGTTTAAATTGTCCATCTCAATATAACTTGATTTTTAAGCCTGAAAGGAAAAGAGTAAGTAACCTTAGTTCCATCTAATTAGGTAGGAAAATTGACTTTCATGGTAACACCATCAAACGTACTTCCACAGAAAAAGAAATCCCAGAAAATCGTTTGCCAAGTTGGGAAACAGAAGAAATTTCTATCTAAACGTCCAAAGCTGACTAAAGGACCTACAAACTTCCTCACAAAAACTGCTGCAAGACCTGCTGCATCCTGACAAACTGCCTCCAAATTGAGAACTAGTAAGAAAAAATgcttcgaaagataagactacTGTTGTTTTTTTGTCGAAAGATGCGTATAACTTCTCTTACTTCAAAGAAAATACAGAATAGACCACTAAAAGGAAGCATTTTAGATTTAGTCTTCTGAAATAAAAGTCAACGCCTTGAAGTTTGTACAGAAAAGAAATATTATCATCATCAAAATCCCAACAGGAGCCATTAAACTTGCAGTCAATAAAGGATTTCGACAAAATTAAAGCAAGTGCTGCCAAGAATATCCCTCATTTCTGAATCAAGCTGAAGCAGCAAGGCAAGGGTGAAATGCAGTGCCGCCAGCAATCCATTGACGCTTCTTCCCACGAGGCAGCACTGACCCAGGAACCTTCACCCATTCCCTGCTCACAACATCATACGTAACCAATCGGTTCATCTGACGCGATCTCAACGACAACAAGAGTAAACCTTTGTTACCCAAGCAAGTCATCCTAACGTGCTTTCCGTAAAATTCCAAGCACCATACATTTGGCATTCTGTCAACCTCCGTCCACAAAAGAGTCATCTTCTGCAGTTCCCATATGCACACACACGTGGCAGCATTCTTTGTCAATAGCCCCACAAGTAGGACTCGCCCACCACATTCCGCCAGCGTGTGATCGCTCAGGTCAAGAGGGGCTGGGATTATAAACTGCTGCCAGACCCCACTAACCATGTTATAGGAAATTATCCCATCTGGGTCATATCGCATGAAATAAAGTGTGCCACCAATGTTAACCGCCTGTGACCCAAAGCTCAGATCCAACGGTACAGTGATACCGGGGGGCATGTTTCCAGGACGGGTCCAATAGTTTTTCATGGAGTCATAAACTTCATACTCCCCATCACAACTCACCCAGAGGATTTTATACCCCCCTGTGGACGATTCCCCATTTAGAGTCATTCCGACAGCAACCCGAGACCAAACCTTAACTGACCTTGCTGGCAACTCCTTGAAGGATCGAGTGAGTGGGTTGCAAACATAAAAACTTCTGTGACCACTATCAAGAAAGCATACAAGTCCCCCAGCTGAAGCAACTGGCAAAACTATTAGCTTTGTTGGCAAAGAAGGGATTGTAGGGTGGTGCCATTTTTTCAAGGTGGGGTCATACATGGCTCCCGTACTCACATTTTCATGGGCGATGGTGTAAAACCAGGGTTGGGTTTGGGGGAGTTGTGCACATTGTTGGGAAAAACTGTGAGAGGTAAGCATGGAATTCCACTTACTACACACTGAGCGGAAGCGGAAGAAAGAGGCAACTGGAAGCCTTGCAATGACAGCTTCGAA encodes:
- the LOC131310043 gene encoding uncharacterized protein LOC131310043, which codes for MTTSRRLAERKVVRFDKNITKRGTVPETTAKKGNNYPVGPILLGFFVFVVIGSSLFQIIRTATSGGMA
- the LOC131310042 gene encoding F-box only protein 6 isoform X2, producing the protein MRAGKPGNFKMVEPTNKPPPAKKSRKENNRGRLPDASCSTETMEHQIWKEFPEDLFEAVIARLPVASFFRFRSVCSKWNSMLTSHSFSQQCAQLPQTQPWFYTIAHENVSTGAMYDPTLKKWHHPTIPSLPTKLIVLPVASAGGLVCFLDSGHRSFYVCNPLTRSFKELPARSVKVWSRVAVGMTLNGESSTGGYKILWVSCDGEYEVYDSMKNYWTRPGNMPPGITVPLDLSFGSQAVNIGGTLYFMRYDPDGIISYNMVSGVWQQFIIPAPLDLSDHTLAECGGRVLLVGLLTKNAATCVCIWELQKMTLLWTEVDRMPNVWCLEFYGKHVRMTCLGNKGLLLLSLRSRQMNRLVTYDVVSREWVKVPGSVLPRGKKRQWIAGGTAFHPCLAASA
- the LOC131310042 gene encoding F-box only protein 6 isoform X1, whose translation is MEGGLAMLRQLIGEFEELLELYHRSPPHSYLHLQSHSQLLQPPPHYQHRLCFISLDDKSAEDGCCNIIMRAGKPGNFKMVEPTNKPPPAKKSRKENNRGRLPDASCSTETMEHQIWKEFPEDLFEAVIARLPVASFFRFRSVCSKWNSMLTSHSFSQQCAQLPQTQPWFYTIAHENVSTGAMYDPTLKKWHHPTIPSLPTKLIVLPVASAGGLVCFLDSGHRSFYVCNPLTRSFKELPARSVKVWSRVAVGMTLNGESSTGGYKILWVSCDGEYEVYDSMKNYWTRPGNMPPGITVPLDLSFGSQAVNIGGTLYFMRYDPDGIISYNMVSGVWQQFIIPAPLDLSDHTLAECGGRVLLVGLLTKNAATCVCIWELQKMTLLWTEVDRMPNVWCLEFYGKHVRMTCLGNKGLLLLSLRSRQMNRLVTYDVVSREWVKVPGSVLPRGKKRQWIAGGTAFHPCLAASA